Proteins encoded together in one Xiphophorus maculatus strain JP 163 A chromosome 13, X_maculatus-5.0-male, whole genome shotgun sequence window:
- the LOC111610640 gene encoding vegetative cell wall protein gp1-like yields MVYIIFHYAEIVAEPYFAYRRLGVAIRFLLVLEDWSAYLLSLGLVELQQKAESEHQTALAVMAGDPLPPKPDIRFVRSTNPAPASLGPAPPPAAALATSPAPATPLAAAADTAPLGAAAESSPLAAAAASPLSAAAVFSPSATVPMVMGSQCPRDSSLPPSDSSLPLPSAPSECPPPSAPSESPPSSGPRGPSSPLVPSKTPRRPLVPPPNLRLPEPPPSLHLRAICWPPALMSPARPASSGPPPAPTSAAGPPKTGRLLPLRPLDCSRQAPP; encoded by the exons ATGGTATATATCATATTTCACTATGCTGAGATTGTGGCGGAACCATATTTCGCATATAGACGCCTCGGGGTCGCCATCAGGTTTCTCTTGGTGCTGGAAGACTGGTCCGCCTATCTCCTGTCCCTGGGGttggtggagctgcagcagaaggcAGAGTCTGAACATCAGACAGCTCTAGCTGTCATGGCTGGCGACCCTCTGCCTCCAAAGCCAGACATCCGATTCGTCCGCTCCACCAACCCAGCTCCAGCATCTCTGGGACCAGCACCACCTCCAGCCGCAGCTCTGGCTACGTCTCCTGCGCCCGCCACACCTCTGGCCGCTGCTGCAGACACTGCTCCTCTGGGCGCTGCTGCAGAATCTTCGCCTCTTGCCGCCGCTGCAGCCTCTCCACTTTCAGCCGCCGCTGTCTTCTCACCTTCGGCCACAGTCCCCATGGTGATGGGGTCCCAG TGCCCCAGGGACTCCTCGTTGCCCCCTAGTGACTCCTCGTTGCCTCTTCCCAGTGCTCCCTCCGAGTGTcctcctcccagtgctcccTCCGAGTCTCCGCCTTCCAGTGGCCCCAGAGGTCCCTCATCGCCCCTAGTGCCATCCAAGACCCCTCGTCGTCCCCTAGTGCCCCCTCCAAATCTCCGCCTCCCAGAGCCCCCTCCGAGTCTCCACCTCCGAGCCATCTGCTGGCCCCCTGCGCTGATGTCGCCCGCCAGACCCGCCTCCAGTGGTCCGCCCCCTGCGCCGACGTCGGCCGCCGGACCTCCCAAGACAGGTCGCCTCCTGCCCCTTCGGCCACTGGACTGTTCACGTCAGGCCCCACCCTGA